The following proteins come from a genomic window of Melospiza melodia melodia isolate bMelMel2 unplaced genomic scaffold, bMelMel2.pri scaffold_32, whole genome shotgun sequence:
- the LOC134434139 gene encoding olfactory receptor 14J1-like → MCYDRYVSICKPLHYGTLLGSRACAHMAAAAWASAFLNALMHTANTFSLPLCHGKVVGQFFCEVPQILKLSCSHSNFRKIWISLLGVCLGFSCFVFIVYSYVQIFRAVLRIPSEQGRHKAFSTCLPHLAVLSLFLSTATFAYLKPSSISSPSLDLAVSVLYSVVPPTQAGKLVRPWAGLPGEVETGSPGVAAAPAGRVLEADAG, encoded by the exons atgtgctacgaccgctacgtgtccatctgcaaacccctgcactacgggaccctcctgggcagcagagcttgtgcccacatggcagcagctgcctgggccagtgcctttctcaatgctctcatgcacacagccaatacattttccctgcccctgtgccatggcaaagttgtgggccagttcttctgtgaggtgccccagatcctcaagctgtcctgctcacactccaacttcagaaaaatttggatttcattgcttggtgtctgtttaggttttagttgttttgtgttcattgtttactcctatgtgcagatcttcagggctgtgctaaggatcccctctgagcagggacggcacaaagccttttccacctgcctccctcacctggccgtgctctccctgtttctcagcactgctacatttgcctacttgaagccctcctccatctcctccccatccctggatctggccgtgtcagttctgtactcggtggtgcctcca ACGCAGGCGGGGAAGCTGGTAAGGCCATGGGCGGGACTGCCTGGAGAGGTGGAGACGGGATCGCCCGGAGTGGCGGCCGCGCCGGCGGGGCGGGTCTTGGAGGCGGACGCGGGGTGA